In the genome of Bacteroidota bacterium, the window CTCCGTGATCCCGAGCACCACCTCGCGGGCCTGCTGCGGGCTCTCTTTGTAGGCAATGCCGAACGACACCACCACGCGCAGCGTGTCGAGCATCGTGTGGTTGATCACGCGGCTCGTGATCATCACGGTGTTCGGAAAGATGGCAATCTCGGCGTTGAGCGTCCGCAGGCGCGTCGAGCGGAGCGTGATCTCGGTGACCGTGCCGAAGACACCGTCTACCTCGATGTTGTCGCCCACGCGGAAAGGCTGGTCGAGGAGCACCGTCACGCCTGCGATGAGGTTTTCCATCGTGTCGCGCGCCGCGAAGCCGAGCGCGAGGCCCGCGATCCCCAGACCCGCGACGGCCGCCGTCACGTCGATGCCGAGTTGGGCGAGCACGAGGATCACGCCGAAGACACCCAGCAGCAGCCGCGCCGACTTCACGAGCAGGCTCCGTACGCCCGCGTCGAGCCGCTTGCTGCGCTTGAGCGCCTGGTCGAGCACGCCGGTGATGACCTTGTAGATCACCCAGAAGAGCCCGCCCACCAGCAGCGCCGGGAGCAGGTTCTCCAGCACGAAGGAGACGAGGATGCCCGAGAGCTGCTCGTAGACGAGGTCGAAGCGTCCCTCGGCGAGCGCGCGGCCCGTCTCCTCGATGGCCTCGTTGAGCTGTCCGATGGCCGACGTGTCCGCCTGTGCGGTGTCGACCTGCGCCGAGTCCACGGCCGCCTCCAGCGGCGCGGGGAGCGACTGAGCCTGCATCATGTCAGAGGGTGCTGTTCGATGTTCGACGGGCGAAACAACGACAATCGAACATCACAAGTCCACAATCCGGCCGATCACGTCCACCGGCGTCACGCCTTCGGCCTCGGCGTTGAAGTTGGTCACGATGCGGTGGCGCAGCACCGGCACGGCCATCGCCTGCACGTCCTCGCGCAGCGGCGTCACGCGGCCGCCGAGCAGCGCCCGCGCCTTCGCGCCGAGGATGAGGTACTGCGACGCGCGCGGCCCGGCCCCGTACGAGAGGTACTCGTTGACGAAG includes:
- a CDS encoding mechanosensitive ion channel family protein — translated: MMQAQSLPAPLEAAVDSAQVDTAQADTSAIGQLNEAIEETGRALAEGRFDLVYEQLSGILVSFVLENLLPALLVGGLFWVIYKVITGVLDQALKRSKRLDAGVRSLLVKSARLLLGVFGVILVLAQLGIDVTAAVAGLGIAGLALGFAARDTMENLIAGVTVLLDQPFRVGDNIEVDGVFGTVTEITLRSTRLRTLNAEIAIFPNTVMITSRVINHTMLDTLRVVVSFGIAYKESPQQAREVVLGITEGDPRLHPSYTPKVVVTEMSSSSVDMELRVYLNDPRQEVLVRLDYKEKIFETLKAADIEIPFPHLQLFIDEAKAFEDTPFLQRALNDGGGAGGRAEA